In the genome of Leptotrichia sp. HSP-536, the window CTCTTTCTGAATAACTCATTCCATTTACAACAAGTCTTCCTTCCTCGCTTGAAGATGGTACAACTACACCGCCAGGACACATACAGAATGTGTAAACTCCACGTCCATTGCTCGTCTTTACATTTAATTTATATTCTGCTGCTGGCAATTTATCAGCAAATTTTCCATATTGCGAGTAATTTATCATACTTTGAAGATGCTCAATTCGGACTCCTACTGAAAAAGCTTTCCGTTCCATTGCAACATTTTCTTCGTTAAGCATAAAGAAAGTGTCTCTTGCACTATGCCCAATTGCGAGAACTAGAATGTTTGTTGGGATTTCATAAATTTTATTTTCATCAGAATTCTGTACATTTTCAACTAAAATACTTTTTATTTTGTTATTTTCAGAATCGGATTTTTCGTAATTTACTTTTACAAGTTTTGTGCTAAAACGGTATTCTCCTCCAAGACTTTCTATTTTATGCCTGATTTTACGCATTATTTCAATTAATTTGTCAGTTCCAATGTGAGGTTTGGACATATAATTTATTCTTGGATTAGCACCAGCGAGAATTAATTCATCATAAACCTTCTGAATCCGAAAATTATTTGTATTTGTATTTAATTTCCCATCTGAAAATGTTCCGGCTCCACCTTCTCCAAACTGTACATTTGAATATTTATCGAGTTTCCCAGTTTTGAAAAAATTATAGACATCCTTTTCACGATCATCTACATTTTTTCCCTGCTCAATGATAATTGGCTTTAATCCAGTTTCGGCAAGCACAAGTCCAGCAAAAATTCCAGCAGGACCGCTTCCGACAATAATAGGACGTTTCACATTTTCAGTTTCTGTAAAGTTCTCAATTTTTTCCGTAGAATAAGGTTTTTTTTCAATTTTTCGCACATTTTTTATATTTTCAAATATTTTCTTTTCCGTTTCCTCATCAAACTTAAAAGAAATATCCACCGCATAAACAAATACAACATTATCTTTTTTTCTGGCATCAATCGCCTGTCCTGCAATTTCAAAACTTTTCACTTCATTTTCATTGATTTTGTAAAGTTTGAAAACTGTTTTTTTTAAATCATTTTCATTGTGTTTTACAGGCATTTTTATATTATTTATTCTAATCATTTTTCTCCTTATTAGTTTAGTTGTTTTTAAAAGTTTGTAATATTAGTTTTTATTTTAAATAGTAAATTTGCTATAAATCTATTTTAGCAATAGAGTTAAAAGTAAATAATTTATAAAATTTATTATTAATAGTATTTAATTTAGCAACATTTTAAATTATACTTTTTTTTAAAGATTTTTTCCTAAAAAATGTCCAGAAGTCCAGGCCCATTGCAAGTTAAATCCGCCGCATTCGCCGTAAACATCAAGTATTTCTCCAGAGAAATACAAATTTTTAACTTTTTTTGATTCCAGATTTTCCAGATTTACTTCACTTAGAGGAATACCTCCAGCGGTAACTTGGGCTGCTTTAAAGCCATTTGTATCAATAATTTTTATTCTATATTTTTTTAAAGTTGTGCAAATTTTACGAATTTCATTGTCTGTCAGCTCATTTATACTTTTTGATAATTTTTCTATTCCTGCCGATTTTGTCAAAAATTGTCCCAATTTCTTATTGACAACTCCATTAAAAAAATGCTCCATTGTAAAATTTTTCAATATTTTTCGACGTTTTTTCAAAATTTCAAAAATTTCATTGTACGTAAATTTTGGCATAAAGTCAATTTTAAATTCTACATTTTTATAAATCGGGAAAACATACGAAATATTGAAAACCACATTTCCAGAAATCCCAAAATCCGTAAACAGCAGTTCCCCATCATAAGTACAAATTTTTATTTTTTCTCCACTTATATTTTCTCCAAAAGCCGTAACTTCCACATCTGACTTAATCCCCTTTAATCCCTTAATTTTTTCTTTTTCTGCCTTCAGCTGCACAATAACAGGCGTTAATTTCGTAACTGTATGCCCAAAGCTCTTTGCCAGCTCATAGCCGCTTCCGTTTGAACCAAGTTCAGGATAGGACTTTCCACCAGTTGCAAGCACTATTTTTTTGGCAATTATTTGCCTTTTATCCTCAGAAATTATCTTAAAATCAAACATTTCCTTTTCAATTTTTGTAACATAAAAATCTGTAATTATCTCTATTCCAAGACTTTGTGCATAAAATCTGAGTCCATCTACAATTGATGTGGCTTGTCCGCTAAGTGGATAAACTTTCCCTCGATTTTCCTCATTACAAATAATTCCGACTTCATCTTCAAAAAATCTCATTGCATCTTGTGAAGTAAAGCTTTCCAAAATCTTCTCAATCGGCTGCTTCATTTTTTCAATTCCAAAATAATTTTTATTTGAAGCATTCACATTTGTCAAGTTACATCGTCCATTTCCAGTTGTCAGAACTTTTTTCAGAACCCTGTCCTTTCTCTCTAGAATGACAACATCTCTTCCATTTTTCTTTGCAGTAATCGCCGTCAGAAAACCTGAAGCACCACCACCAATTATCGCTATTTCTCTTTTCATCTTCTATTTCCGTTCTCCTAAATATTTATTGTAGATTTTAAAATTGCTATTAATCACCCATTTTAAAAGCTAGTTTATAAAATAAAAACGAGCCGTGTCTTTCGTTTTTTTGTATGAAAGAAGTCTAAATGTAGAGATGGGGCGTCTCTATTAGACAGTTATTTATATCATATATATATTTTTTTGTCAACATTGGACAGAGTAAAAAATATAGGGGCAAATAAATTTAATTAAATTTCAAATTAAAAAAAAAGAGAAAACCAGCTACAATATAATCGCCAAATCCTATTGAAAGGTGGTTCCCTCTATGATTAGAATATCAGATTTTTCTTCACTTGTAAAGACTTTTCTTAAAAATATTTTTTCTTTCAGACTTCCGTTTGAGCAGCAGTTTAAGCTGTTTGTCACAAAAGCTTTTGAAACACTGTTTAAAGTTTATGTCAAAAAAGTTGATGATTACTTCTTTCATTCCAACGAAAGAAAAGATAAGTTTAAAAGCAGAGGTTTTGTTAAAAGAACTGTTATCACTGCCTTCGGGGATGTAACTTTTGAACGTCGAAAATATGTAAACAAAAAAACAGGCATTCATTATTACATTGATGAAAAAATTGGACTTAAGCGGTATAGACGGCTTTCTGAGGAAACGATTTTTACTATACTTTTTGAATATCAGCATACTACAGCTTCATTTCTTGCAAAAACTTACGGTGTTTCAAGGGCTACCGTGTATAATCTTGTCAATTCTTTTCAAATGCCGAAACTTGATATTGAAAGATTTGAAAGAGATGATAGTTCGCCAGTATATATGGAGATTGATGAAGATCATATGAAGTGTAGAAGAAGTAAAAATACATACATGAGGATGGCTGTAATACATCGTGGAATTGAGAAAATCTGCACAGACAGGAACAAACTCATTGACAAGCACACAATAATGTTTCCTGCATCCGTATCGCTTGAGGAAGTGTCGGAGTATGTACTTAACTATCTTGAAAAAAGATACAATATGGACAAAAAGAAACTAATTGTGAACTCTGATGGAGGAATATGGATAGACAGCTTTGTAAGAGAGCTTGGAATTTACAAGCCAATACACATCTATGACAAGTTCCATTTAGTAAAAGCCATAGCTGAAATTTCTAAAAGGGACAAGGAAATATCAAAAAACCTTTACAGATGGCTAAAGGGAGACGATTTTAAAGAACTTGAAAACTTTTATGAAAATTTCAAGGAAAAGGAGAATGTAAGCCAGAGAAGAAAAGACCAGACGAAGATGCTGCTTAACCAGTATGAGAAGATAAGAAGAATATACACGGAGGAGGACTACATAGGCTCAAGGACGGAAGCCCTTGTATCCCATGAATGCTCAAGATTTCTATCAAGTAGGCCAAAAGCATTTTCAAGAAGAAAGATAAAGGCAAGAGCGTTATACCACACTTTCTTTGCAAACTATGGAAAAGATAGGGAAAAGGCGTATGAATTGTACTTTAGCGGGAAAAGAACGAGTTCACTAGAAAAGGTAATAGAGATGGAATGCTTGCCAGAAATTGTTAATGAAACAGGAAAAAGCACAAATATGCCATATTTGAGAGAAGGAGAATGTCCGATTAGGGAAGTTTTGAAAGAAATATCACAAAGTAAAATATTTTAAAAAAAGCAGTCAAAAAAGATTTGTTGTGGTATTTAATGACTGCCCCTATATTTTTTACTCTGTCGCATACTCAATTGCCCGTTGACGAACACGGTATATTTCTGATATACTACTCATATGAAAGGTTTCTCCTTAATGTGGTTTGGTAGGCTTACATTATATCAGAAACCTTTCTTTTTTTGTATATTCTTGTCACATATGTATTATCTCACAACAGCAAAAAAATTTTTAAAATTTATTCAAATAATTTATTTTTTTAAATTTGCGTACTCCTAAAATTTGTAGTATAATAATATATTACAAAATTTTTTACAGAAAGGCGGATTTTTATGACAAAAATTAATATGGATATGATTCAGACAATTGGATTATCAGTTATTTTACTATTAATTGGAATAAAACTTAGAAAGAAAGTTAGTTTTTTTGAAAAATATTGTATTCCTGCACCTGTAATTGGTGGATTTTTATTTTCGATACTTGTTTTTATTTTAAGACAGACAAATATGACAGAAATTAAGTTTGATGATACACTTCAAAAATTTTTTATGGTAATGTTTTTTACAAGTGTTGGATTTAATGCAAGTCTTAAAGTTTTGAAAAAAGGTGGAAAAAAAGTTGTTATTTTCCTGTTTGTCGCCGCAGGATTATGTGCTATGCAGAATTTAGTTGCAGTAGCACTTTCAGGATTCGTAGGAATTCCACCATTATTAGCATTAA includes:
- a CDS encoding NAD(P)/FAD-dependent oxidoreductase, with the protein product MIRINNIKMPVKHNENDLKKTVFKLYKINENEVKSFEIAGQAIDARKKDNVVFVYAVDISFKFDEETEKKIFENIKNVRKIEKKPYSTEKIENFTETENVKRPIIVGSGPAGIFAGLVLAETGLKPIIIEQGKNVDDREKDVYNFFKTGKLDKYSNVQFGEGGAGTFSDGKLNTNTNNFRIQKVYDELILAGANPRINYMSKPHIGTDKLIEIMRKIRHKIESLGGEYRFSTKLVKVNYEKSDSENNKIKSILVENVQNSDENKIYEIPTNILVLAIGHSARDTFFMLNEENVAMERKAFSVGVRIEHLQSMINYSQYGKFADKLPAAEYKLNVKTSNGRGVYTFCMCPGGVVVPSSSEEGRLVVNGMSYSERDLENANSAILVNVFPKDFPGESVLAGVEFQRRLEEKAFELGGKDYKAPIQLFGDFVNNKISTKLGKVKPSYLAGYKFANLNEIFPQFINDSIKEGITLMNKKIKGFASYDAILSGVESRSSSPVKIPRNERFFSNIEGLMPCGEGAGYAGGIMSAAVDGIKCAEYVIDYFIKNLLS
- a CDS encoding NAD(P)/FAD-dependent oxidoreductase, with translation MKREIAIIGGGASGFLTAITAKKNGRDVVILERKDRVLKKVLTTGNGRCNLTNVNASNKNYFGIEKMKQPIEKILESFTSQDAMRFFEDEVGIICNEENRGKVYPLSGQATSIVDGLRFYAQSLGIEIITDFYVTKIEKEMFDFKIISEDKRQIIAKKIVLATGGKSYPELGSNGSGYELAKSFGHTVTKLTPVIVQLKAEKEKIKGLKGIKSDVEVTAFGENISGEKIKICTYDGELLFTDFGISGNVVFNISYVFPIYKNVEFKIDFMPKFTYNEIFEILKKRRKILKNFTMEHFFNGVVNKKLGQFLTKSAGIEKLSKSINELTDNEIRKICTTLKKYRIKIIDTNGFKAAQVTAGGIPLSEVNLENLESKKVKNLYFSGEILDVYGECGGFNLQWAWTSGHFLGKNL
- a CDS encoding ISLre2 family transposase translates to MIRISDFSSLVKTFLKNIFSFRLPFEQQFKLFVTKAFETLFKVYVKKVDDYFFHSNERKDKFKSRGFVKRTVITAFGDVTFERRKYVNKKTGIHYYIDEKIGLKRYRRLSEETIFTILFEYQHTTASFLAKTYGVSRATVYNLVNSFQMPKLDIERFERDDSSPVYMEIDEDHMKCRRSKNTYMRMAVIHRGIEKICTDRNKLIDKHTIMFPASVSLEEVSEYVLNYLEKRYNMDKKKLIVNSDGGIWIDSFVRELGIYKPIHIYDKFHLVKAIAEISKRDKEISKNLYRWLKGDDFKELENFYENFKEKENVSQRRKDQTKMLLNQYEKIRRIYTEEDYIGSRTEALVSHECSRFLSSRPKAFSRRKIKARALYHTFFANYGKDREKAYELYFSGKRTSSLEKVIEMECLPEIVNETGKSTNMPYLREGECPIREVLKEISQSKIF